The Pseudomonas azadiae genome includes a window with the following:
- the ppk2 gene encoding polyphosphate kinase 2 translates to MSSVEDALMQRIHRELLDHSDEELELELSEDGHDLNTLFDEHVGESSEKAARRIYFSELFRLQGELVKLQSWVVKTGHKVVILFEGRDAAGKGGVIKRITQRLNPRVCRVAALPAPNDREQTQWYFQRYVSHLPAAGEIVLFDRSWYNRAGVEQVMGFCNDDQYEEFFRTVPEFERMLARSGIQLIKYWFSISDQEQHLRFLSRIHDPLKQWKLSPMDLESRRRWEAYTKAKEIMLERTHIAEAPWWVVQADDKKKARLNCISHLLGQMPYEEVELPVIELPQRERQEDYSRSPTPPELIVPQLY, encoded by the coding sequence ATGTCCTCTGTAGAAGACGCCTTGATGCAGCGCATTCACCGTGAACTCCTTGATCACAGTGATGAAGAGTTGGAACTGGAACTGTCCGAAGACGGGCACGACCTGAACACGCTATTTGATGAGCATGTCGGTGAAAGCAGCGAAAAAGCCGCGCGCAGGATTTATTTCAGCGAGCTGTTCCGCCTGCAGGGCGAGTTGGTGAAATTGCAAAGCTGGGTGGTCAAGACCGGCCACAAAGTGGTGATCCTGTTCGAGGGCCGCGATGCCGCCGGCAAAGGTGGCGTGATCAAGCGCATCACCCAGCGCCTCAATCCCAGGGTCTGCCGGGTGGCCGCCCTGCCGGCACCGAATGACCGCGAACAAACCCAGTGGTATTTCCAGCGCTACGTCTCGCACTTGCCGGCCGCCGGTGAAATCGTGCTGTTCGACCGCAGTTGGTACAACCGCGCCGGCGTCGAGCAAGTCATGGGGTTCTGTAATGACGACCAGTACGAAGAGTTCTTCCGCACCGTGCCGGAGTTCGAACGTATGCTCGCCCGCTCCGGTATTCAGTTGATCAAGTATTGGTTTTCGATTTCCGACCAGGAACAGCACCTGCGCTTTCTCAGCCGTATTCATGACCCGCTCAAGCAGTGGAAGCTCAGTCCCATGGACCTGGAGTCGCGCCGGCGTTGGGAAGCCTATACCAAGGCCAAGGAGATCATGCTCGAACGCACCCACATCGCCGAAGCGCCCTGGTGGGTGGTGCAGGCGGATGACAAGAAGAAAGCGCGGCTCAACTGCATCAGTCACCTGCTCGGGCAAATGCCCTATGAGGAAGTTGAGCTACCGGTGATCGAACTGCCGCAGCGCGAACGGCAGGAGGACTATTCGCGCAGCCCGACGCCACCGGAACTCATTGTGCCGCAACTTTACTGA
- the pstS gene encoding phosphate ABC transporter substrate-binding protein PstS, with protein MKRLMKSAAIAVAVSLSATSVFAAENVRLTGSGASFPAPIYLTWFKDFSKKTEGVTVDYQSKGSGAGVQDFLNKTVDFAASDSAMKDEDIAKVAEGVQLLPMTAGEIVLAYNLPGSPKGLKLPREVYSNIFLGKITKWNDPQIVAANPELKLTDMPITVVVRADSSGTTAVFTKHLSAINPAFKQDLGEGNTVNWPASDKFIKSPKNDGVTATVRQTPGAIGYIEYGFAKLAKVDFAQLQNKAGKYVVPNAESGAEALAAVKMPESLVAWLPDPDGAKSYPITSYTWMIFRKDNGNPAKAKAMREMVEYSLTEGQKIADSMGYIPLPKSVVDQVRKASANIQ; from the coding sequence ATGAAACGTCTGATGAAGTCTGCTGCAATCGCCGTCGCGGTTTCTTTGAGTGCCACCTCGGTATTTGCGGCGGAAAACGTCCGCCTGACAGGTTCTGGCGCAAGTTTCCCGGCTCCGATCTACCTCACCTGGTTCAAAGACTTCAGCAAGAAGACAGAAGGTGTCACGGTTGACTACCAATCCAAGGGTAGCGGCGCTGGCGTACAGGACTTCCTGAACAAAACCGTCGACTTCGCCGCCAGTGACTCGGCAATGAAAGACGAAGACATCGCCAAGGTTGCCGAAGGCGTGCAACTGCTGCCGATGACCGCGGGCGAAATCGTCCTGGCGTACAACCTGCCGGGCAGCCCAAAAGGCTTGAAGCTGCCGCGCGAGGTGTACTCCAACATCTTCCTGGGCAAGATCACCAAGTGGAACGACCCGCAAATCGTCGCGGCCAACCCGGAGCTGAAACTCACTGACATGCCGATCACCGTCGTGGTGCGTGCAGACTCCAGCGGTACCACTGCGGTGTTCACCAAGCACCTGTCGGCCATCAACCCTGCGTTCAAGCAGGACCTGGGCGAAGGCAATACCGTCAACTGGCCTGCCAGCGACAAGTTCATCAAATCGCCGAAAAACGACGGCGTGACCGCCACCGTACGCCAGACCCCAGGCGCCATCGGCTACATCGAGTACGGTTTCGCCAAGCTGGCCAAGGTCGATTTTGCCCAGCTGCAGAACAAGGCCGGCAAATACGTGGTGCCGAACGCCGAAAGCGGCGCCGAAGCGCTGGCTGCGGTGAAGATGCCGGAAAGCCTGGTGGCCTGGCTGCCGGATCCGGATGGTGCCAAGTCCTACCCGATCACTTCCTATACCTGGATGATCTTCCGCAAGGACAACGGCAACCCGGCCAAGGCCAAGGCCATGCGTGAAATGGTCGAGTACAGCCTGACCGAAGGCCAGAAAATCGCCGATTCGATGGGCTACATCCCGCTGCCGAAATCGGTTGTCGATCAGGTGCGCAAAGCTTCCGCCAACATTCAGTAA